A window of the Lactuca sativa cultivar Salinas chromosome 5, Lsat_Salinas_v11, whole genome shotgun sequence genome harbors these coding sequences:
- the LOC111877965 gene encoding uncharacterized protein LOC111877965 has translation MCFMGFVLKWIQWIKAYLVSSRSSTLVSGCPTKEFSPQLGLQQGDPLSPFLFISIIEGLNVALEEVVSHGLFRGAMVDDGGLVLSHLFYADNALFLGEWDEQNIETLVAALNYFYLVSSLKLNLHKSNLYGIDLPFQRVEEMAGIIGCDLACIPFSYLGLPVEANMNHVVNWNPIIQRLQKRLANRKMNLLSVGG, from the coding sequence atgtgTTTTATGGGGTTTGTTCTAAAATGGATACAATGGATTAAAGCCTACTTGGTGTCTTCCCGTAGTTCAACTCTAGTCAGTGGATGCCCTACAAAAGAGTTCTCACCTCAATTAGGTCTTCAACAAGGTGACCCGCTATCTCCATTCCTTTTTATTTCGATTATTGAAGGGTTAAATGTGGCGTTAGAAGAAGTTGTTTCGCATGGTCTCTTTCGTGGTGCAATGGTTGATGATGGAGGTCTTGTGTTGTCCCATCTTTTTTATGCGGATAACGCTTTATTTCTGGGAGAGTgggatgaacaaaatatagaAACTTTGGTGGCCGCTCTTAACTACTTTTATTTGGTTTCGAGTCTTAAATTAAATCTTCACAAATCGAACTTGTATGGGATTGATCTTCCTTTTCAGCGTGTGGAGGAAATGGCTGGTATTATAGGGTGTGATCTTGCTTGTATCCCTTTCTCTTATCTTGGGTTACCGGTTGAGGCTAATATGAACCATGTCGTCAATTGGAATCCGATAATTCAAAGGCTTCAAAAAAGATTGGCTAATCGGAAGATGAATTTGCTTTCGGTGGGAGGATGA